The proteins below come from a single Natrinema sp. SYSU A 869 genomic window:
- a CDS encoding alpha/beta hydrolase gives MKARTVLGVALGTVGGAVLGNRLLKRRASDLESPLVGIERTYRWRGIETTYTVAGDPNDPDMLLLHGIYTGASSHEFEPIVEQLAEDYHVYAVDLPGFGRSERPPLVYSATLYAEFIRDFAANVTDEPIVVASSLSGPFAVDAADETDFERLVLICPTDETSDERPWVRTLLRTPVVGTTLYNLLASKPSIRYFYDRDGYYDSDRISAEEVTYAWDSAHQPGARYAPASFAAGTLDPDFDLATELAALETPTTLVWGRDAELVPLREGRDLAEAADLDLVVIDYATQLPHAEHPDKFVEYLSAELPRAGIGSGE, from the coding sequence ATGAAAGCCCGAACAGTCCTCGGTGTCGCCCTCGGAACCGTCGGTGGTGCCGTCCTCGGGAACCGCCTCCTCAAGCGACGTGCGAGCGACCTCGAGAGCCCATTGGTCGGCATCGAGCGGACGTATCGCTGGCGGGGAATCGAGACGACCTACACCGTCGCCGGCGATCCGAACGATCCCGACATGCTCCTCCTTCACGGGATCTATACGGGCGCGAGCAGCCACGAGTTCGAGCCGATCGTCGAGCAACTGGCCGAAGACTACCACGTCTACGCAGTCGATCTTCCCGGATTCGGCCGCTCGGAGCGGCCGCCGCTGGTCTACTCCGCAACGCTGTACGCCGAGTTCATCCGCGACTTCGCGGCCAACGTCACCGACGAGCCGATCGTCGTCGCCTCCTCGCTGTCCGGCCCGTTCGCCGTCGATGCAGCCGACGAGACCGACTTCGAACGCCTCGTCTTGATCTGCCCGACCGACGAGACGAGCGACGAGCGGCCGTGGGTCCGGACCCTCCTCCGGACGCCGGTCGTCGGCACAACGCTGTACAACCTGCTCGCGAGCAAACCCTCGATCCGGTACTTCTACGATCGCGACGGCTACTACGATTCCGACCGGATCAGTGCTGAGGAAGTCACGTACGCCTGGGACAGCGCCCACCAGCCCGGCGCGCGCTACGCCCCTGCCTCCTTCGCCGCGGGCACCCTCGACCCCGATTTCGACCTCGCGACAGAGCTGGCCGCCCTCGAGACGCCGACAACGCTCGTCTGGGGTCGCGACGCCGAACTCGTCCCGCTCCGAGAAGGCCGGGACCTCGCCGAGGCGGCCGACCTCGATCTGGTCGTCATCGACTACGCGACGCAGTTGCCCCACGCCGAACACCCCGACAAGTTCGTCGAATATCTGAGCGCGGAACTTCCGCGGGCCGGGATCGGCTCCGGCGAGTAG
- a CDS encoding UPF0058 family protein, with translation MKEQELINLHALLFEVRVYLEREEGVPSDSFEDYDAQPVRPAHIHRRKEAHERAIGLLLVAIIESVCGSSPPEQTIAS, from the coding sequence ATGAAGGAACAGGAGCTCATCAATCTCCACGCGCTGCTGTTCGAAGTTCGCGTGTATCTCGAACGAGAGGAGGGTGTTCCATCCGACAGCTTCGAGGACTACGACGCGCAACCGGTCCGTCCGGCGCACATTCACCGCCGGAAAGAAGCACACGAAAGAGCGATCGGCCTTCTACTGGTTGCTATCATTGAGTCCGTTTGCGGATCCTCGCCACCAGAGCAGACGATTGCGTCTTGA
- the meaB gene encoding methylmalonyl Co-A mutase-associated GTPase MeaB, translating to MDPDDESLLEALLAGEHRALARVISKIENRSQGYRDLVSALYAHTGNADVIGITGSPGAGKSTLVDKLAEEYRDRGETVGIIAIDPSSPFSGGAVLGDRIRMASTVGDMDVFVRSMSARGTLGGLSTATADAVKAMDAFGKDKIIIETVGAGQNEIDIVRTADTVAVLVPPGSGDDIQTLKAGILEIADVFVVNKADRDGADRTVQELREMVHLGEESGLAGGSGGHHGADAMSGGDGRGDAADKDNADDEAADWTPPIVETVATKGTGVETFIDELANHRMYLVDSGTLAEKVRQRYAEEIRALLREDVHSLLEEELASSGGIDELADAVRRGETDPYSIAGDVLAPVEACVENLETGDGSNAE from the coding sequence ATGGATCCCGACGACGAATCGCTGCTCGAGGCGCTGCTTGCAGGGGAACACCGCGCGCTCGCCCGGGTCATCTCGAAGATCGAGAACCGGTCGCAGGGGTATCGCGATCTCGTCTCGGCGCTCTATGCGCACACGGGAAACGCCGACGTGATCGGCATTACCGGCTCGCCGGGCGCGGGCAAGTCCACGCTGGTCGACAAACTCGCCGAGGAGTACCGCGACCGCGGCGAGACGGTCGGGATCATCGCGATCGATCCCTCCTCGCCCTTTAGCGGCGGGGCCGTCCTCGGGGACCGGATCCGGATGGCCTCTACCGTGGGCGATATGGACGTCTTCGTGCGCTCCATGAGCGCCCGCGGCACCCTCGGCGGGCTCTCGACGGCGACGGCGGACGCCGTCAAAGCGATGGACGCCTTCGGCAAGGACAAGATCATCATCGAGACCGTCGGTGCCGGCCAAAACGAGATCGACATCGTCCGAACCGCTGACACCGTCGCCGTCCTCGTCCCACCGGGATCGGGCGACGACATCCAGACGCTGAAAGCCGGTATCCTCGAGATCGCCGACGTATTCGTCGTCAACAAGGCCGACCGCGACGGCGCGGATCGTACGGTTCAGGAACTGCGAGAGATGGTCCATCTCGGCGAGGAAAGCGGGCTCGCGGGCGGGAGCGGCGGCCACCACGGTGCCGACGCGATGAGCGGCGGTGACGGCCGAGGCGACGCCGCCGACAAAGACAATGCGGACGACGAAGCGGCGGACTGGACCCCGCCCATCGTCGAGACGGTCGCGACCAAAGGAACCGGCGTCGAGACCTTCATTGACGAACTCGCAAACCATCGTATGTACCTCGTTGACTCCGGCACGCTTGCCGAGAAGGTTCGACAGCGCTACGCCGAAGAGATCCGCGCCCTGTTGCGCGAGGACGTCCACTCCCTGCTCGAGGAGGAACTCGCCTCGAGCGGTGGGATCGACGAGCTCGCCGACGCGGTGCGGCGAGGCGAGACCGACCCCTACTCGATCGCCGGCGACGTGCTCGCACCTGTCGAGGCCTGCGTCGAAAACCTCGAGACGGGCGATGGTTCGAACGCGGAGTAA
- a CDS encoding cobalamin B12-binding domain-containing protein, translating to MSSEQDAESIRCLVAKVGLDGHDRGAHVVARAFRDAGFEVIYSGLHKAPEEIVQAAVQEDVDVLGISILSGAHDTLVPKIMDGLAEYGAADDTLVLVGGVIPEEDRDGLKEEGVAAIFGPGTSIDETIDFVRENAPQR from the coding sequence ATGAGTAGCGAACAGGACGCGGAGTCGATTCGGTGTCTCGTCGCCAAAGTCGGTCTCGACGGCCACGATCGCGGCGCTCACGTCGTTGCACGCGCGTTCCGGGATGCCGGCTTCGAGGTCATCTACTCCGGACTGCACAAAGCCCCAGAGGAAATCGTTCAGGCCGCGGTGCAAGAAGACGTCGACGTGCTCGGTATCTCTATTCTCTCGGGCGCTCACGACACGCTCGTCCCGAAGATCATGGACGGCTTAGCGGAGTACGGTGCCGCGGACGACACGCTCGTCCTCGTCGGCGGCGTCATCCCCGAGGAGGACCGCGACGGACTTAAAGAGGAAGGCGTCGCGGCGATCTTCGGTCCCGGGACCTCGATCGATGAGACCATCGATTTCGTTCGCGAGAACGCGCCGCAGCGATGA
- a CDS encoding HD domain-containing protein: protein MGVEIKETRVTDAEFEEMKGFVFEYLAASVEKEEEGGRMRWYPWHSAEYRHNHILNVVDLATDIAEAEGADVDVTRVAALFHDVAKLETDQELHAEAGARVAREYLESRAEYPESFIQQVCRAIEHHSYQGDLTDLALEAQCLIEADLLDKVGANGTALMLLRMGYEARTHMDCDEMVERVLERGYDAASRVQSETAEGIAHQRLKRVKWFREWLEDEIAALGE from the coding sequence GTGGGCGTTGAAATAAAGGAAACGCGGGTGACCGACGCCGAGTTCGAGGAGATGAAGGGATTCGTCTTCGAGTACCTCGCCGCCAGCGTCGAGAAGGAAGAGGAAGGCGGCCGCATGCGCTGGTACCCTTGGCACTCAGCCGAGTACCGGCACAATCACATCCTCAACGTCGTCGATCTCGCGACCGACATCGCCGAAGCGGAGGGTGCGGACGTCGACGTCACCCGCGTCGCCGCCCTCTTTCACGACGTCGCCAAACTCGAGACCGACCAGGAACTCCACGCCGAGGCCGGCGCTCGCGTCGCCCGCGAGTACCTCGAGTCCCGCGCCGAGTATCCCGAGTCGTTCATCCAGCAGGTGTGTCGCGCCATCGAACACCACTCCTATCAGGGCGATTTGACGGATCTCGCGCTTGAGGCCCAGTGTCTCATCGAGGCCGACCTGCTCGACAAGGTCGGCGCGAACGGCACCGCCCTGATGCTGTTGCGAATGGGCTACGAGGCGCGCACGCACATGGACTGCGACGAGATGGTCGAGCGCGTCCTCGAACGGGGGTACGACGCTGCCTCGCGCGTCCAGAGCGAGACCGCCGAGGGCATCGCCCACCAGCGCCTGAAACGCGTCAAGTGGTTCCGCGAGTGGCTCGAGGACGAAATCGCCGCGTTAGGCGAGTAA
- a CDS encoding LysE family transporter: MFGASLVVTALAGVVFGLALAAPPGPMNALIAEESVVRGWAAGFRAGLGAMLADVIFFVLTLAGIVAVLDSVPVVRPVLYLAGGCLMVYFAVGAISEARAATSFTDAGRAAAKGFRKTFVLSLTNPYQIGFWLTVGVGLLEPGTLDVLSYAPAVGGALEGTLVVQTGSPALLVGFFGGIALWIVAYPAALVAAGKRVDAVAPVVAALSAVVLVGFGLLFLLLGTLRIV, translated from the coding sequence ATGTTTGGGGCCTCTCTCGTCGTCACTGCACTGGCCGGCGTCGTCTTCGGACTCGCCCTCGCGGCTCCGCCAGGGCCGATGAACGCACTCATCGCCGAGGAGAGCGTGGTCCGCGGCTGGGCGGCCGGCTTCCGGGCCGGTCTCGGCGCGATGCTCGCGGACGTGATCTTTTTCGTGCTCACGCTCGCCGGTATCGTCGCCGTCCTCGACAGTGTTCCAGTCGTCCGCCCGGTGCTCTACCTCGCTGGCGGGTGTCTGATGGTGTACTTCGCGGTCGGCGCGATCAGTGAAGCACGGGCCGCCACGTCGTTTACCGACGCCGGCCGGGCCGCTGCCAAGGGGTTCCGGAAGACGTTCGTCCTCTCCCTGACCAACCCATACCAGATCGGCTTCTGGCTCACCGTCGGCGTCGGCCTGCTCGAGCCGGGGACGCTCGACGTGTTATCCTACGCGCCGGCCGTAGGTGGGGCACTCGAGGGGACGTTAGTCGTCCAGACCGGCTCACCGGCGCTGCTGGTCGGGTTCTTTGGTGGGATCGCCCTCTGGATTGTCGCCTATCCGGCAGCGCTGGTCGCAGCGGGGAAGCGCGTCGACGCCGTCGCGCCCGTGGTCGCCGCACTGAGCGCCGTCGTCCTCGTGGGATTCGGGCTGCTCTTCCTCCTATTGGGAACCCTACGAATCGTCTGA
- a CDS encoding PQQ-binding-like beta-propeller repeat protein translates to MSELNDIPNGPREGQDDGVEVTVGIDQLEAFLTADDPDVREYAAKTLANEASNRPGDVRSAVESLIDCLGDDPAIRSHAAAALSAVAAAFPRETRDAAPALTDRLEGSGAVRADAVDALASIAADDPDAVSDSATALAAYVTADEERVRVRTTDALASIAADDPEPVVPVADEVTAATDDETVAVRENATATLAAIAAYEPDAVLDVVDPLVDRLEDEPAVREHAARAIRSVAAERPSAVATAVEPIAAGLTDEHEPVRADVAAALETVATDRPDSVGEVVDRLASSLDAEAAVRRETISAVQAVTESAPDAVVPAVDPLVERLADSLETVRIDAAAALATLATERPDAVEPAVEPLADRLGGDDPPVRRHGIAALAAVGDGTPAALAPVVGELADVLAADDDDDVRFEAARAIAAVAEIRPRSIRPIVPQLADRLDDPHEPVRDHAADALSESALAEADDEVDVPALIDRLEADDEWDRGYAARRLAEIAESGVADPHPAVRSLCRRLDHDSAAVRRSATRDLVPIAAERPREAREAVPSLGDRLSDEDASVRNNAALTLSRIAGTHPDDVRPALIGLFSALDDSDRSIRETIRETLTAVAPVSRSDCRPSVALAVTETDADEAGIRVAACEALAVLDCETGAETTAAVGAVCDLLVDPTPRIRAAALDTLEMLLAADIEAEPTPFEAVVEILSDSDDRATAIATALADIARIDPELIAGAATPLVEQLRAATGDRRRALVRTLTTVVGATDRRPVTELLFGDLESADADRASIARDIARLAAAAPADVATCRDRLVDLVDDDDEAVRGYATLALGTLAVTGHDDGSALSEALERVDDRLLDAASLVSGGEMPSHVDGINDQLSGLGKRVEDDPWAAGLAVLALSVLADESESLRPTGVSKIAAGLAVESPVVRATAGRTLATMAADDPHGLKAATDELRAALSDADADVRATAGSTLATVAAASGALEADEERLAAGLRSRLADPDGRVRARAIRTLTALEAVDSLSVIRPLVDDPVPAVSTAATTATARLEDARDEGSDESDWPMARAGPAGTGFAGDGDALGGRPTKRWRVETDGTIDAPPALVGDTVFATTDDGCVVALALEDGSERWRAETDAPIRTTPAVVGDAVYVGGDAAVDALDLETGERAWRYSTDAAVRSSPVVAGGTVYVGGETLHAIDADTGHSVWTAPLEDALVGVAVDDGVVYAACEERVIALEADDGSRRWETDLGLGGTVRTSPAVADGTVSVGCGGTLCALSTADGSRHFRFDTGGRFAASPAIVDGYVYATSTNGSVYAVDARTGAERWRVAAGKPTTDPVAVDDTVCLGTCDGHVTALSTDDGSRKWELAVEPVTDVTAIAVASGRLCLVGPDGITAIGDAESSWKASISGLFTRLGNGSS, encoded by the coding sequence ATGTCAGAACTGAACGATATTCCGAACGGACCGAGAGAAGGACAGGACGACGGCGTCGAAGTCACCGTTGGCATCGATCAACTGGAGGCGTTTCTGACGGCCGACGACCCCGACGTCAGAGAGTACGCCGCTAAGACGCTGGCCAACGAGGCATCGAACCGACCAGGAGACGTCCGCTCCGCGGTCGAGTCGCTAATCGATTGTCTCGGGGACGACCCGGCGATCAGGTCTCACGCGGCTGCGGCGCTGTCGGCCGTCGCGGCCGCCTTCCCGAGGGAGACCCGGGATGCCGCGCCGGCGCTAACCGATCGTCTCGAGGGATCGGGAGCGGTACGGGCCGACGCGGTGGACGCGCTCGCGTCGATCGCTGCCGACGATCCGGATGCGGTCTCCGATTCGGCGACAGCACTCGCAGCCTACGTGACCGCCGACGAGGAACGCGTCCGTGTTCGAACAACGGACGCGCTCGCATCGATTGCCGCCGACGATCCCGAGCCGGTCGTTCCCGTCGCCGACGAGGTCACGGCCGCAACCGACGACGAGACCGTTGCGGTCCGAGAGAACGCGACGGCGACCCTTGCAGCGATTGCGGCATACGAACCCGACGCCGTCCTCGATGTCGTCGATCCGCTCGTCGACCGTCTCGAGGACGAGCCAGCCGTCAGAGAACACGCCGCTCGAGCGATCCGGTCCGTCGCGGCCGAACGGCCGTCAGCGGTCGCGACGGCGGTCGAGCCGATCGCGGCGGGGCTCACGGACGAGCACGAACCTGTCCGCGCCGACGTCGCAGCGGCGCTCGAAACCGTCGCGACGGACCGTCCCGATTCCGTCGGCGAGGTCGTCGACCGACTCGCGTCGAGCCTCGACGCCGAGGCCGCCGTCCGCAGGGAGACCATCAGCGCCGTCCAGGCCGTTACCGAGAGCGCTCCCGATGCAGTCGTCCCGGCCGTCGATCCGCTCGTCGAGCGACTCGCGGACTCCCTCGAGACGGTGCGGATCGATGCGGCTGCCGCGCTGGCGACCCTGGCGACGGAGCGGCCCGACGCGGTCGAGCCGGCCGTCGAGCCGCTCGCGGACCGACTGGGAGGGGACGACCCGCCGGTTCGACGGCACGGTATCGCAGCGCTCGCCGCTGTTGGGGATGGGACTCCCGCGGCGCTTGCCCCCGTCGTCGGCGAACTCGCGGACGTGCTCGCGGCCGATGACGATGACGACGTGCGGTTCGAGGCCGCCCGCGCCATCGCGGCGGTCGCCGAAATCCGGCCCCGTTCGATCCGGCCGATCGTCCCGCAACTTGCTGACCGACTCGACGATCCCCACGAACCGGTCCGTGATCACGCGGCCGACGCACTGAGCGAGAGCGCGCTCGCGGAAGCCGACGACGAGGTCGACGTCCCGGCGCTGATCGACCGACTCGAGGCGGACGACGAGTGGGATCGCGGCTACGCCGCCCGCAGGCTGGCCGAAATCGCTGAATCCGGGGTCGCCGACCCACATCCGGCGGTTCGGTCGCTGTGTCGGCGCCTCGACCACGACAGCGCGGCGGTGCGGCGGTCGGCCACACGGGATCTCGTCCCGATCGCCGCCGAGCGACCTCGAGAGGCACGCGAGGCAGTCCCATCGCTCGGTGACCGACTCTCCGACGAGGACGCGAGCGTCCGCAACAACGCTGCACTCACGCTCTCGAGGATCGCCGGGACGCACCCTGACGATGTCCGGCCAGCGCTGATCGGACTATTCAGTGCGCTCGACGATTCGGACCGCAGCATCCGGGAGACGATCCGCGAGACGCTCACCGCGGTCGCACCCGTCTCGCGCAGCGACTGCCGGCCATCGGTTGCGCTCGCCGTCACGGAGACCGACGCCGACGAGGCGGGGATCCGCGTCGCCGCCTGCGAGGCACTGGCTGTTCTGGACTGCGAGACTGGGGCCGAAACGACGGCCGCCGTCGGTGCCGTCTGCGACCTGCTCGTCGATCCGACGCCGAGGATCCGTGCCGCGGCCCTTGATACGCTCGAGATGCTCCTCGCGGCGGATATCGAGGCCGAGCCGACGCCGTTCGAGGCGGTCGTCGAGATTCTCTCGGACAGCGACGACCGCGCGACGGCGATTGCGACGGCGCTCGCCGACATCGCGCGGATCGACCCGGAGCTGATCGCCGGGGCCGCGACCCCGCTCGTCGAGCAGTTGCGGGCGGCGACGGGCGACCGGCGGCGAGCGCTCGTGCGGACGCTAACGACGGTCGTCGGGGCGACCGATCGCAGACCGGTCACGGAACTCCTCTTCGGGGACCTCGAGTCGGCCGATGCCGACCGGGCGTCGATCGCCCGCGATATCGCTCGATTGGCGGCCGCTGCTCCGGCGGACGTAGCGACGTGCCGAGATCGACTGGTCGACCTGGTCGATGACGACGACGAAGCGGTCCGGGGGTATGCAACGCTGGCGCTCGGGACGCTCGCCGTCACGGGCCACGACGACGGCTCTGCACTGAGCGAGGCGCTCGAGCGCGTCGACGATCGGCTGCTCGATGCGGCCTCGCTAGTGAGCGGCGGCGAGATGCCGAGCCACGTCGACGGAATCAACGATCAGCTCTCCGGGCTTGGAAAGCGCGTCGAGGACGACCCGTGGGCCGCTGGGCTCGCCGTCCTCGCGCTCTCGGTGCTCGCCGACGAGTCCGAGAGCCTGCGGCCAACCGGTGTCTCGAAGATCGCCGCTGGACTCGCCGTCGAGAGCCCGGTCGTGCGAGCCACCGCCGGACGCACACTCGCGACGATGGCCGCGGACGATCCCCACGGACTCAAGGCGGCAACCGACGAGTTGCGCGCCGCCCTATCGGACGCTGATGCCGACGTCCGGGCGACGGCCGGGTCAACCCTGGCCACCGTCGCCGCAGCGAGCGGTGCACTCGAGGCCGACGAGGAGCGTCTCGCGGCCGGCCTCCGCTCGCGCCTCGCCGATCCCGACGGGCGCGTTCGAGCCCGTGCGATTCGGACGCTGACGGCGCTCGAGGCGGTCGACTCACTGTCCGTGATTCGGCCGCTGGTCGACGACCCCGTTCCCGCCGTCTCGACTGCAGCGACGACCGCGACAGCGCGACTCGAGGACGCTCGTGACGAGGGGAGCGACGAGTCTGACTGGCCGATGGCCCGAGCGGGACCGGCGGGCACCGGCTTCGCTGGCGACGGGGACGCACTCGGCGGGCGGCCCACCAAACGGTGGCGCGTCGAAACTGACGGTACCATCGACGCCCCGCCGGCGCTGGTCGGCGACACGGTCTTCGCCACGACCGATGACGGCTGCGTCGTCGCACTGGCCCTCGAGGACGGGAGCGAGCGCTGGCGGGCCGAAACCGACGCGCCGATCCGGACTACGCCTGCCGTGGTCGGCGACGCGGTCTACGTCGGCGGTGACGCCGCGGTCGACGCGCTCGATCTCGAGACGGGGGAACGGGCCTGGCGATACAGCACAGATGCCGCCGTCCGATCATCGCCGGTCGTTGCTGGCGGAACGGTTTATGTCGGCGGCGAGACCCTCCACGCGATCGACGCCGACACTGGCCATTCAGTCTGGACCGCACCGCTTGAGGACGCACTCGTCGGCGTCGCCGTCGACGATGGCGTCGTTTATGCCGCCTGTGAGGAGCGTGTGATCGCGCTCGAGGCCGACGACGGGAGCCGGCGCTGGGAGACGGACCTCGGTCTCGGAGGGACGGTACGTACGTCACCGGCAGTCGCCGATGGAACCGTCTCCGTCGGCTGTGGCGGCACCCTCTGCGCGCTATCGACCGCCGACGGGTCGCGGCACTTCCGGTTCGACACTGGGGGACGATTCGCTGCATCGCCGGCCATCGTGGACGGGTACGTCTACGCTACCAGCACCAACGGGAGCGTCTACGCGGTCGACGCGAGGACGGGTGCCGAACGCTGGCGGGTCGCTGCCGGTAAGCCGACGACCGATCCGGTTGCCGTCGACGATACCGTCTGTCTGGGCACCTGCGATGGGCACGTCACCGCGCTGTCGACCGACGACGGCTCCCGGAAGTGGGAGCTGGCGGTCGAGCCCGTTACGGACGTGACGGCGATCGCCGTCGCGAGCGGCCGGCTCTGTCTCGTCGGCCCGGACGGAATCACCGCAATCGGGGACGCAGAGTCGTCCTGGAAGGCGTCGATTTCGGGGCTGTTCACCCGGCTCGGAAACGGGTCATCGTAG
- a CDS encoding ABC transporter substrate-binding protein, with protein MGAHEISADDRPALGWTNERVAERSREATRRSLLAALGAASTGALAGCSTTLGSDSTTTFRIGTLRPPITLDPITARAIGSEQAIGRIFDGLYEYGEGTNTVPKIATDELQFEDDGRTAVVELDERARFQNGREVVADDVVYSFTAPIEADAPTAWRVSPIESINAVDDRTVRFTLEAPYPGLEHALTQPIVPRQEREDDSEAFSTEPVGAGPFEVASFSAEKKTTLSRWDDYWGEPMPAIDRLTMAYVEFPMTQLTSLRTNRNDAIEPVSPLIVNHVSDVANASVKRRKGYTSFYFGFNLNQGPTTDPRVRKAISYCIDLEKAVADFVEPMGQRQYSPLPPQVASDWNMPTDEWADLANETNPEKARQLFREADEASGQLRILTSTDPKHKELGEALAGGLRDASHGALVVSKPESTFLDTYVSGSERDYSVFVGEITGTPDPDSHLYPTFHENMAGVTNGTFYREDAVMERVMAARETDDRERRRRLYEAAITRLLEDRVCLPICSFKNSFAVDAGVRNFRVHPIAAVNPRLAAGDEVVTVRSKS; from the coding sequence ATGGGTGCACACGAGATATCAGCTGACGATCGCCCCGCTCTGGGGTGGACGAACGAACGGGTAGCCGAGCGATCGCGCGAGGCGACACGGCGCAGCCTGCTCGCCGCCCTCGGCGCCGCGAGCACCGGCGCGCTCGCGGGCTGTTCGACGACGCTCGGATCGGACTCGACGACGACGTTCCGCATTGGGACGCTCCGCCCACCGATCACGCTCGATCCGATCACTGCCCGGGCCATCGGGTCCGAACAGGCGATCGGACGGATCTTCGACGGGCTCTACGAATACGGCGAGGGGACCAATACCGTCCCCAAAATCGCGACCGATGAGCTCCAGTTCGAGGATGATGGCCGGACGGCCGTCGTCGAACTCGACGAACGGGCCCGGTTCCAGAACGGCCGCGAGGTGGTCGCCGACGACGTCGTCTACTCGTTTACCGCCCCGATCGAGGCGGACGCACCGACGGCGTGGCGGGTGAGCCCGATCGAGTCGATCAATGCCGTCGACGACCGCACTGTCAGGTTCACGCTCGAGGCACCGTATCCGGGCCTCGAGCACGCGCTGACGCAGCCAATCGTTCCCCGACAGGAGCGGGAAGACGACAGCGAGGCGTTCTCAACGGAGCCGGTCGGAGCCGGTCCGTTCGAGGTAGCGTCGTTCAGTGCAGAAAAGAAGACCACACTCTCCCGCTGGGACGACTACTGGGGCGAGCCAATGCCCGCGATCGACAGGCTCACCATGGCGTACGTCGAGTTCCCGATGACCCAGTTGACGAGTCTCCGAACGAACCGCAACGACGCGATCGAGCCGGTCTCGCCGCTGATCGTGAATCACGTCAGCGACGTGGCAAACGCGTCGGTGAAGCGACGCAAGGGATATACGTCGTTTTACTTCGGCTTCAACCTGAACCAGGGGCCGACGACCGATCCTCGAGTGCGGAAGGCGATCAGCTACTGCATCGACCTCGAGAAAGCGGTCGCCGACTTCGTCGAACCGATGGGCCAGCGCCAGTACAGTCCGCTCCCGCCGCAGGTCGCCAGCGACTGGAACATGCCGACCGACGAGTGGGCTGACCTTGCAAACGAGACAAACCCCGAGAAAGCCCGGCAGCTGTTCCGCGAGGCCGACGAAGCGAGCGGCCAGCTCCGCATCCTGACGTCGACGGATCCGAAACACAAGGAGCTCGGCGAAGCGCTGGCAGGCGGTCTCAGAGACGCCAGTCACGGCGCGCTCGTCGTCTCCAAGCCGGAGTCGACCTTCCTCGATACATACGTCTCCGGCTCCGAGCGCGACTACTCGGTGTTCGTCGGGGAGATCACCGGAACGCCGGATCCGGACTCGCACCTCTACCCGACGTTCCACGAGAACATGGCCGGTGTGACGAACGGAACCTTCTACCGCGAGGACGCGGTTATGGAACGGGTCATGGCGGCTCGAGAGACAGACGACCGCGAGCGGCGACGCCGGCTCTACGAGGCAGCGATCACGCGGCTGCTCGAGGATCGGGTCTGTCTACCGATCTGTTCGTTCAAAAATAGCTTCGCCGTGGACGCGGGCGTCCGGAACTTCCGTGTCCATCCGATCGCGGCGGTCAATCCGCGGCTCGCAGCGGGTGACGAGGTCGTCACGGTGAGGTCGAAATCATGA